A single window of Rhodococcus jostii RHA1 DNA harbors:
- a CDS encoding glutamate racemase, translating to MIVALIDSGLGMLPTSAWLRKLRPDLDLILALDPDGAPWGPKPEQWVIDRVLATAQRCLDRGAEVIVLPCNTASVTALDHVREFVGPAVPVVGTVPAIKPAAAACESVAVWATAATTASRYQADLIEKFGNGSSVVGVACHGLAEAIDRGERDAATAAIASAVERTPDDVGGVVLGCTHYPLMADEIAAQLPAGVRLFDSAEAVATQTLRRIDALNRPSAGEGTVEVFLSGRPGRLPASAEAFPAGQLLSAGRSQPS from the coding sequence GTGATTGTTGCGCTCATCGACTCGGGTCTCGGCATGCTGCCGACGTCGGCGTGGCTGCGCAAGTTGCGACCCGACCTGGATCTGATCCTCGCTCTGGATCCGGACGGGGCTCCGTGGGGTCCCAAACCGGAACAGTGGGTGATCGACCGCGTTCTCGCGACCGCGCAGCGCTGCCTCGACCGCGGAGCCGAGGTGATCGTGCTGCCGTGCAACACGGCGAGTGTCACCGCACTCGACCACGTCCGGGAGTTCGTCGGACCGGCAGTTCCGGTCGTCGGCACGGTTCCTGCGATCAAACCGGCGGCTGCCGCGTGTGAGTCGGTGGCCGTCTGGGCGACCGCGGCGACGACGGCGAGCCGGTATCAGGCGGATCTGATCGAGAAGTTCGGGAACGGCAGTTCCGTCGTGGGTGTCGCGTGCCACGGCCTCGCCGAGGCGATCGACCGCGGCGAGCGGGACGCGGCCACCGCTGCCATCGCCTCGGCCGTGGAGCGCACACCCGACGATGTGGGCGGGGTGGTGCTGGGCTGCACCCACTATCCGTTGATGGCCGACGAGATCGCGGCGCAGCTCCCCGCCGGGGTTCGGCTGTTCGACAGCGCCGAGGCGGTGGCGACGCAGACCCTCCGCCGCATCGATGCGTTGAACCGTCCGAGCGCGGGGGAGGGCACCGTCGAGGTCTTCCTCAGCGGGAGGCCCGGGCGTCTGCCCGCGAGCGCCGAGGCGTTCCCCGCCGGTCAGCTGTTGTCGGCGGGGCGTTCTCAGCCGAGCTGA
- a CDS encoding ABC transporter permease has product MASTSSAPMRKVSLRNLAAHKVRLALTVLSVVLGTAFVAGSFVFTDTLQKTFDSIFENTAQGVDVRVSSEERNSSGVPLADLDTITALDGVRAVAPAVSGQIVLIDSDGAAVQTGGAPSIGESYLPPGRALGEPDEYVQGGPPAQVGQMAVNASAAERAQLAVGDTAKVLVPARGMVDVTVSGIYDTGNETGGFIGATFVDSQARELFTDGKHVEYIDVAGTGVSQTELRDEIAAALPDAKVQTGDEVREETKAQVTEALSFINYFLLAFGAIALLVGTFIIYNTFSMIVAQRLRELALLRAIGASRKQVGRSVVFEALVVGVIGSAIGIAAGVGLAYGLRGLLNAFDVGLPEGPLQVGPRTILIALVVGVLVTTVSAYAPARRASKVPPVAAMREEFASTGDSLHVRTIAGAVLGVLGVVGLVIGSRGTGGGAAAVVGAGALGLILAVLFAAPALSRPIVGALGAVLAKPFGPVGRLARTNAVRNPRRTAATAFALTLGLMLVSVIGVFGASAKASVNQLVDSGVSADYVLTGPNQIGVPSGAARAVRNLDDVQSAAALHPVSVKVDDEQEQGASLDGPLEGVLDYELVEGGADLTGNHLVVSQTTAAQKGWTLGTTVPMTSADGKVVDAEVTGVFEDNQLVGDWLVSDDVYRQVMPAATIPDLAVLIDGKPGADLTQLRADLESATKQFVVVQVQDREQFKGTQGQQIDTLLAILYGLLALAVVIAILGIINTLALSVVERRREIGMLRAVGMQRSQMRRTIYLESMLIAVFGAAVGVLLGIAFGWGFVSTLKDQGLDQVTVPWGQVIAMLLGSGVVGVLAALWPASRAARTRPLEAIADL; this is encoded by the coding sequence ATGGCGTCCACATCCAGCGCCCCGATGCGCAAGGTGTCGCTGCGCAACCTGGCGGCACACAAGGTCCGGCTGGCACTGACGGTGCTGTCCGTGGTGCTCGGCACCGCGTTCGTCGCCGGCTCCTTCGTCTTCACCGACACACTCCAGAAGACGTTCGACTCGATCTTCGAGAACACCGCGCAAGGGGTCGACGTGCGGGTGTCGAGCGAGGAGCGCAACTCCAGCGGAGTGCCCCTCGCCGACCTCGACACCATCACCGCGCTGGACGGAGTGCGCGCGGTGGCACCTGCCGTCAGCGGGCAAATCGTCCTCATTGATTCCGACGGTGCCGCCGTCCAGACGGGTGGTGCGCCGAGCATCGGCGAGTCCTATCTGCCGCCGGGCCGGGCGCTCGGTGAACCCGACGAGTACGTTCAGGGCGGCCCGCCCGCTCAGGTCGGCCAGATGGCCGTCAACGCCAGTGCCGCAGAACGCGCGCAACTGGCGGTCGGCGACACCGCCAAGGTTCTCGTGCCCGCTCGCGGCATGGTCGACGTCACCGTCTCCGGCATCTACGACACCGGCAACGAGACCGGTGGATTCATCGGCGCGACGTTCGTCGACTCGCAGGCCCGCGAACTGTTCACCGACGGCAAGCACGTCGAGTACATCGACGTCGCCGGAACGGGTGTGTCCCAGACCGAACTGCGCGACGAGATCGCCGCGGCCCTTCCCGACGCGAAGGTCCAGACCGGCGACGAGGTGCGCGAGGAGACCAAGGCGCAGGTGACGGAGGCGCTGAGCTTCATCAACTACTTCCTCCTCGCATTCGGTGCGATCGCTCTGCTCGTCGGCACGTTCATCATCTACAACACGTTCTCGATGATCGTGGCCCAGCGCCTGCGCGAACTGGCGCTGCTCCGCGCGATCGGTGCCAGCCGCAAGCAGGTGGGCCGTTCCGTGGTCTTCGAGGCCCTCGTGGTCGGCGTGATCGGCAGCGCGATCGGGATCGCCGCCGGCGTCGGCCTGGCCTACGGTCTGCGCGGACTGCTGAACGCGTTCGACGTCGGTCTGCCCGAAGGTCCCCTGCAAGTGGGGCCGCGCACGATTCTCATCGCCCTCGTGGTCGGGGTGCTCGTGACAACCGTCAGCGCGTACGCACCCGCCCGGCGCGCGTCCAAGGTCCCGCCGGTCGCGGCGATGCGGGAGGAATTCGCGTCCACCGGCGACTCACTGCACGTGCGCACCATCGCCGGTGCAGTCCTCGGTGTCCTCGGCGTCGTGGGACTCGTCATCGGTTCGCGGGGCACGGGTGGTGGCGCGGCCGCCGTCGTCGGTGCCGGCGCGCTCGGTCTGATCCTCGCCGTGCTGTTCGCCGCCCCGGCGTTGTCCCGCCCGATCGTCGGAGCTCTCGGCGCGGTGCTGGCCAAGCCGTTCGGTCCGGTCGGGCGCCTGGCCCGCACCAACGCCGTGCGGAATCCGCGCCGCACGGCGGCCACCGCCTTCGCGCTGACGCTGGGTCTGATGCTCGTGTCCGTCATCGGCGTGTTCGGCGCGTCCGCGAAGGCCAGCGTCAACCAGCTCGTCGACTCGGGGGTGTCCGCCGACTACGTGCTCACCGGCCCCAACCAGATCGGTGTGCCCAGCGGCGCGGCGAGAGCCGTGCGGAACCTCGACGACGTCCAGAGCGCCGCCGCCCTGCATCCGGTGTCCGTGAAGGTCGACGACGAGCAGGAGCAGGGCGCGTCGCTGGACGGCCCGCTCGAGGGCGTCCTCGACTACGAGCTCGTCGAGGGTGGCGCCGATCTGACGGGCAACCACCTCGTCGTGTCCCAGACGACGGCCGCGCAGAAGGGCTGGACGCTGGGGACGACCGTCCCGATGACGAGCGCCGACGGGAAGGTCGTCGACGCCGAGGTGACAGGCGTCTTCGAAGACAACCAGCTGGTCGGCGACTGGCTCGTCTCGGACGACGTGTACCGCCAGGTGATGCCGGCCGCGACCATTCCCGATCTGGCTGTCCTCATCGACGGGAAACCGGGTGCGGATCTGACGCAGCTGCGAGCCGACCTCGAATCCGCGACCAAGCAGTTCGTCGTGGTTCAGGTGCAGGACCGGGAACAGTTCAAGGGAACACAGGGGCAGCAGATCGACACTCTCCTCGCCATCCTGTACGGACTGCTCGCACTCGCCGTCGTGATCGCGATCCTCGGCATCATCAACACGCTCGCGCTGTCGGTGGTCGAGCGCAGGCGGGAGATCGGCATGCTCCGCGCGGTCGGAATGCAGCGGTCGCAGATGCGTCGCACGATCTACCTGGAGTCGATGCTCATCGCGGTGTTCGGTGCGGCCGTCGGCGTGCTGCTCGGCATCGCATTCGGGTGGGGTTTCGTGAGCACCCTGAAGGACCAGGGTCTCGACCAGGTGACGGTGCCGTGGGGGCAGGTGATCGCGATGCTCCTCGGATCCGGTGTGGTCGGTGTGCTCGCAGCGCTGTGGCCGGCGAGCCGCGCCGCCCGCACCCGGCCCCTCGAGGCCATCGCCGACCTCTGA
- a CDS encoding YchJ family protein: MTAVHTGIVTVRCPCLLGEPYDECCGRYHRGEATAPTAERLMRSRFSAFAVLDADYLLATWHPSTRPGTLDLDPEQRWTRLDILATSGGGLLDTTGTVEFRAHYVLDGHRESLHENSRFVREDGNWLYLDAIATPRQGLPLL; encoded by the coding sequence GTGACCGCCGTCCATACTGGGATCGTGACCGTTCGATGCCCCTGCCTGCTCGGTGAACCGTACGACGAGTGCTGCGGGAGGTATCACCGCGGCGAGGCGACGGCGCCCACCGCCGAGCGTCTCATGCGATCACGGTTCAGCGCGTTCGCCGTCCTGGATGCCGACTACCTGCTCGCGACATGGCATCCGAGCACCCGGCCCGGGACCCTGGACCTCGATCCGGAGCAGCGCTGGACCCGCCTCGACATCCTGGCCACGAGCGGCGGCGGACTGCTCGACACCACCGGAACCGTCGAGTTCCGCGCGCACTACGTACTGGACGGCCACCGCGAATCGCTGCACGAGAACAGCCGATTCGTCCGTGAGGACGGCAATTGGCTGTACCTGGACGCGATCGCGACGCCACGCCAGGGTCTCCCCCTTCTCTGA
- a CDS encoding long-chain-fatty-acid--CoA ligase — MSDADNEIIFDRLAHWAQVRPDDVAVQFQGTEYTWSGWHDRILHIAGALAEGGIGAGDTVAFVDKNHLSCLEVTYAASLLGAAAAVPNWRMAGEELDYVINDSGARILFVGNEFLQQVMALRDRLTGIEQIITVGGEHDEFEPWLAEAPVLSSRPEVGADATALILYSSGTTGRPKGVQLTHRNLIAHSTAVLEILPARHDDCLLVAMPLFHVGGSCYAIMGVHAGARCHFTREADAPSLFGALAAGANIAFLVPPVIAGVLAAGEQAVAAFGALHRITYGAAPMPLPLLRSALAAWPEAEFVQVYGMTECAGVVTALLPEVHRDAAQEERMASAGQPIPGVEMRIVDPATTEDVAPGETGELWWRSEQRTPGYLGKPEATAEAITADGWLRSGDMGRADADGFVFIEDRLKDMIITGGENVYSPEIERVLVEHPAVAEVAVIGVPDDHWGETVKAVVVPVTGTTIEPDELIHYTRQRLAKFKCPTTVDVVDLLPRNPTGKILKRELRAPYWKDRTHKLV, encoded by the coding sequence ATGTCGGACGCCGACAACGAGATCATCTTCGACCGACTCGCGCACTGGGCGCAGGTCCGACCGGACGACGTCGCCGTGCAGTTCCAGGGCACCGAATACACGTGGTCCGGGTGGCACGACCGGATCCTGCACATCGCGGGAGCCTTGGCGGAGGGCGGAATCGGGGCCGGCGACACGGTCGCGTTCGTCGACAAGAACCATCTGTCCTGCCTCGAGGTCACCTACGCCGCGTCGCTCCTCGGCGCGGCCGCCGCGGTTCCCAACTGGCGGATGGCCGGTGAGGAACTCGACTACGTGATCAACGATTCCGGGGCGCGGATCCTGTTCGTGGGCAACGAGTTCCTCCAACAGGTCATGGCACTGCGCGACCGGTTGACCGGTATCGAGCAGATCATCACCGTCGGCGGGGAGCACGACGAGTTCGAGCCGTGGCTTGCCGAGGCGCCGGTGCTGTCGTCGAGGCCGGAGGTGGGAGCGGATGCCACCGCGCTGATCCTGTACAGCTCGGGAACCACCGGCAGGCCGAAGGGCGTTCAGCTGACCCACCGCAACCTGATCGCCCACAGCACCGCGGTGCTCGAGATCCTGCCCGCGCGGCACGACGACTGCCTCCTCGTCGCCATGCCGCTGTTCCACGTCGGCGGAAGTTGCTACGCCATCATGGGCGTGCACGCCGGCGCCCGGTGCCACTTCACCCGGGAGGCCGACGCCCCGTCCCTGTTCGGCGCGCTCGCTGCGGGTGCGAACATCGCGTTCCTGGTGCCGCCGGTGATAGCCGGAGTGCTCGCCGCCGGCGAGCAGGCCGTGGCCGCGTTCGGTGCGCTGCACCGCATCACGTACGGCGCGGCGCCGATGCCGCTGCCGTTGCTGCGCAGCGCGCTCGCCGCCTGGCCCGAGGCGGAGTTCGTCCAGGTCTACGGAATGACCGAGTGCGCGGGTGTCGTCACCGCTCTGCTGCCCGAGGTGCATCGCGACGCGGCACAGGAGGAGAGGATGGCGTCGGCGGGACAGCCCATTCCCGGGGTGGAGATGCGCATCGTGGACCCGGCCACCACCGAGGACGTCGCTCCCGGCGAGACGGGGGAACTGTGGTGGCGTTCCGAACAACGCACACCCGGCTATCTCGGCAAGCCCGAGGCGACGGCGGAGGCCATCACCGCCGACGGGTGGTTGCGCAGCGGCGACATGGGACGGGCGGACGCCGACGGTTTCGTGTTCATCGAGGACCGCCTGAAGGACATGATCATCACCGGCGGTGAGAACGTGTACTCGCCCGAGATCGAACGGGTGCTCGTCGAACACCCGGCGGTGGCGGAGGTGGCGGTGATCGGCGTGCCCGACGACCACTGGGGTGAGACGGTCAAGGCCGTCGTCGTACCGGTGACCGGGACGACCATCGAACCGGACGAGCTGATCCATTACACCCGCCAGCGTCTGGCGAAGTTCAAGTGCCCGACGACGGTCGACGTCGTCGACCTGCTCCCCCGCAACCCCACCGGCAAGATCCTCAAGCGGGAACTGCGCGCGCCGTACTGGAAGGACCGCACGCACAAGCTCGTGTGA
- a CDS encoding NAD(P)/FAD-dependent oxidoreductase, with translation MVIMPVAGADWAGTGTVQRIVIVGAGLAGLRTAEELRRAGYEGDLVLLGGEPHLPYDRPPLSKEVMRGEKSDTTLKPREFFDEKNIQLRLGVEAVAVGSGSRILRLADGTELGYDELVIATGLVPRRIPGLPDLAGVHVLRSIDESLALRADLAEGKRALIVGAGFIGCELAASMRAGGLDVVLVEPQPTPLASVLGEKIGGLVARLHTGEGVDLRAGVGLTSLVGTDRVTGAVLGDGTEVDVDVVAIGVGSVPVTAWLDGSGVELDNGVVCDGVGRTAVPHVWAVGDVAAWQLRVGGRKRVEHWSNAGEQAKILAGALTGAGDENAAAQVPYFWSDQYDIKIQALGTVAATDEVHVIKDDGRKFLAYYERDGILAGVVGGGMAGGVMKMRGKIAAGTPIGEVLEAASA, from the coding sequence ATGGTGATCATGCCCGTCGCAGGGGCAGATTGGGCGGGTACGGGGACAGTGCAGAGAATTGTGATCGTCGGAGCGGGCCTGGCAGGTCTGCGCACCGCCGAGGAGCTCCGGCGGGCCGGATACGAGGGTGACCTGGTGCTTCTCGGCGGTGAACCGCACCTTCCGTACGACCGTCCGCCGCTGTCGAAGGAAGTGATGCGCGGGGAGAAGAGCGACACCACGCTCAAGCCGCGTGAGTTCTTCGACGAGAAGAACATCCAGTTGCGTCTGGGCGTCGAGGCGGTCGCGGTGGGCAGCGGATCCCGCATCCTGAGACTCGCCGACGGTACCGAACTCGGCTACGACGAACTGGTGATCGCCACCGGCCTCGTGCCGCGGCGGATACCCGGTCTCCCGGACCTCGCGGGCGTCCACGTTCTCCGTTCCATCGACGAGAGTCTGGCGTTGCGCGCGGACCTCGCGGAGGGCAAGCGCGCACTGATCGTCGGGGCGGGGTTCATCGGCTGCGAGCTGGCGGCGAGCATGCGGGCGGGTGGTCTCGACGTGGTGCTGGTGGAGCCGCAGCCGACGCCGCTCGCGTCCGTGCTCGGCGAGAAGATCGGCGGACTCGTCGCCCGGCTGCACACCGGCGAGGGGGTCGATCTGCGGGCCGGTGTCGGGCTCACGTCGCTGGTGGGCACCGACCGGGTCACCGGAGCCGTCCTCGGCGACGGAACCGAGGTGGACGTCGACGTCGTGGCGATCGGAGTCGGCTCGGTGCCGGTCACCGCGTGGCTCGACGGCTCCGGCGTCGAACTGGACAACGGTGTGGTGTGCGACGGCGTCGGACGCACGGCGGTCCCGCACGTGTGGGCGGTCGGCGACGTGGCCGCGTGGCAGCTGCGGGTGGGCGGTCGAAAACGCGTCGAACACTGGAGCAATGCCGGTGAGCAGGCCAAGATCCTCGCCGGGGCGTTGACCGGGGCCGGCGACGAGAACGCCGCCGCTCAGGTCCCGTACTTCTGGAGCGACCAGTACGACATCAAGATCCAGGCCCTGGGCACGGTGGCGGCCACCGACGAGGTGCACGTGATCAAGGACGACGGCCGCAAGTTCCTCGCCTACTACGAGCGGGACGGCATCCTGGCCGGTGTCGTCGGCGGTGGAATGGCGGGCGGCGTCATGAAGATGCGGGGCAAGATCGCGGCGGGAACGCCGATCGGCGAGGTCCTCGAGGCCGCGTCGGCGTAG
- a CDS encoding AMIN-like domain-containing (lipo)protein: protein MINHRIGPFAAFAACALALTLTGCSESNSPSSVAATSPAAAATTSSALESESAPIPTDASPKSSAASESAKLTVTDVRVGEHDGFDRVVYELGGKGTPGWRVAYVDEAVQDGSGRTIPVSGNGILQVQIDGSAYPFDSDVEGYSGPNPVPGVPGGTVTEVNGALVFEGVTQSFIGVTQPGRPFTVSTLSDPTRVVVDVAK, encoded by the coding sequence ATGATCAACCACCGGATCGGTCCCTTCGCCGCGTTCGCCGCCTGCGCCCTGGCCCTGACGCTCACCGGATGCTCGGAGTCGAACTCCCCCAGCAGTGTGGCGGCGACGTCACCGGCCGCGGCCGCCACCACCAGCAGCGCCCTCGAATCCGAGTCGGCGCCGATCCCGACCGACGCGTCGCCGAAATCGTCCGCGGCGTCCGAGTCCGCGAAGCTCACGGTCACCGACGTCCGCGTCGGCGAGCACGACGGATTCGACCGCGTGGTGTACGAACTCGGCGGCAAGGGCACACCGGGCTGGCGGGTCGCGTATGTGGACGAGGCGGTGCAGGACGGCAGCGGCAGGACGATTCCGGTGTCGGGCAACGGCATCCTGCAGGTGCAGATCGACGGCTCGGCGTACCCGTTCGACAGTGATGTGGAGGGATACTCGGGCCCCAACCCGGTCCCCGGTGTTCCCGGCGGCACGGTGACGGAGGTCAACGGCGCGCTCGTGTTCGAAGGCGTCACGCAGTCGTTCATCGGCGTGACGCAACCGGGCCGCCCCTTCACGGTGTCGACTCTGTCCGACCCGACGCGGGTGGTCGTGGACGTCGCGAAGTAG
- a CDS encoding TetR/AcrR family transcriptional regulator, which produces MPTPHLGKPGGPQPRKGRRRRSAKIDGDARELILDAAESLFAVHGFDATSTASIASAAHVPKGLVFYYFPSKTDILLALLSERLPTEPFGDVGPLVTPGDPAASLVNLDNALNLRDHHSSVMRVIIWREAETHPDVRAHLRRFRDYLSDITERLLQASSPYPVQPGTLRACATAWVAAMFSVAGSDRLHDLDDLPRRHGEELDNVARVVAAGMVQLG; this is translated from the coding sequence ATGCCAACACCCCATCTCGGTAAGCCCGGTGGCCCCCAACCGCGGAAAGGCCGGCGGCGGCGCAGCGCGAAGATCGACGGCGACGCCCGGGAACTGATTCTCGACGCTGCCGAATCCCTCTTCGCCGTACACGGATTCGATGCCACGTCCACCGCATCGATCGCCTCTGCCGCGCACGTCCCGAAAGGACTGGTGTTCTACTACTTCCCCTCCAAGACCGACATCCTTCTGGCGCTGCTGTCCGAAAGACTGCCGACCGAACCCTTCGGCGACGTGGGCCCCCTGGTGACTCCGGGTGACCCCGCCGCCAGCCTCGTCAACCTCGACAACGCGCTGAATCTGCGCGACCACCACTCGTCGGTGATGCGCGTGATCATCTGGCGCGAGGCCGAGACCCACCCGGACGTCCGTGCGCACCTGCGACGGTTCCGCGACTACCTCAGCGACATCACCGAGCGTCTCCTGCAGGCCAGTTCGCCCTACCCCGTGCAACCCGGAACGCTCCGGGCCTGCGCGACGGCGTGGGTGGCCGCGATGTTCTCCGTGGCCGGCAGCGACCGCCTCCACGACCTCGACGACCTGCCGCGACGGCACGGCGAGGAACTCGACAACGTCGCACGCGTCGTGGCGGCCGGGATGGTTCAGCTCGGCTGA
- a CDS encoding ABC transporter ATP-binding protein, whose amino-acid sequence MSTHAPAVAARAVELSKTYGTGDTQVHALSAVSAEFARGEFTAIMGPSGSGKSTLMHCLAGLDAASSGSVLIGDTELTTLTDKQMTQLRRDRIGFVFQAFNLVPTLTALENITLPLDIAGRKPDAAWLENVLTKLGLQDRLEHRPGELSGGQQQRVACARALAGQPEIIFGDEPTGNLDSKSSGEVLSILRAAVDEFHQTVVIVTHDPRAAAYADRVVFLADGKIVDELRDPTADSVLDTMKRLDEPAHALASDAAV is encoded by the coding sequence ATGAGCACGCATGCCCCCGCTGTCGCTGCCCGTGCTGTCGAGCTGTCCAAGACGTACGGCACCGGCGACACCCAGGTCCACGCGCTCAGCGCGGTATCCGCGGAGTTCGCCCGTGGTGAGTTCACCGCGATCATGGGACCGTCCGGTTCCGGTAAGTCGACGCTGATGCACTGCCTGGCCGGTCTCGATGCAGCCAGTTCGGGTTCCGTCCTCATCGGCGACACCGAGTTGACGACCCTGACGGACAAGCAGATGACGCAGCTGCGACGTGACCGGATCGGCTTCGTGTTCCAGGCGTTCAACCTGGTGCCGACGCTGACGGCACTGGAGAACATCACCCTTCCGCTGGACATCGCGGGCCGCAAGCCGGACGCCGCATGGCTCGAGAACGTGCTCACCAAGCTCGGACTGCAGGACCGTCTCGAGCACCGCCCCGGCGAGTTGTCCGGCGGTCAGCAACAGCGCGTCGCGTGCGCGCGCGCCCTGGCCGGGCAGCCGGAGATCATCTTCGGTGACGAGCCCACCGGCAACCTCGACTCCAAGTCCTCGGGTGAGGTGCTGTCGATCCTGCGGGCCGCGGTGGACGAGTTCCATCAGACCGTCGTCATCGTCACGCACGATCCCCGCGCGGCGGCCTACGCCGACCGGGTGGTCTTCCTCGCCGACGGCAAGATCGTCGACGAACTGCGTGACCCGACGGCCGATTCGGTCCTCGACACCATGAAGCGACTCGACGAGCCCGCTCACGCCCTCGCGTCCGACGCGGCGGTCTGA